The DNA sequence AATATGATCTGGAACACCCCTTAAGTCCCAAACTAATCCAAAAAACGATAAGATTTTCAAAATATAAAATGTAATATCTATCTCCCACCAAAAGAATCCTTGACGAGAGGCTGATTGATAATAATGGTGATTATTATGCCAACCTTCACCCAATGTTATAAGTGCTAAAAGAAGATGATTTTTAGATTCGTCACCTGTTTCATATCTAGCCTTTCCAAAATAGTGCATTACTGAATTGATTGAAAATGTACCATGAAAAAGAATCGCGGTACTCAAAGTAAATCCTATCAACATAGTAGATAGGCCTTCTTCGAATGCATATACAGACCCGCCGTTAACCAAGTTACCTGACAACCAAACAACAACCAACAATATTAAAGGAGGAACAAGATGATAACTATTCAGCCATACTAATTCCTTAAACTTTGTAAAATCTTTAATGGATTCACTTTCAAAGTGTTTGTAATCGGGACCTAAAATCCAACCCAAATGTGAATACCAAATCCGTATACTTTCATGGAATGCGGATCTTCAACGGTGTCGGAAGTTTTGTGATGAATCCTGTGATGTGCTGCCCACCACAACGCTCCTTTTTGTACAGATGTTTGCGCCATAAAAGCAATTATAAATTGCCCTACACGAGAAGTTTTATATGTTTTGTGTGCAAAATATCTATGATATCCCCCTGTAATAAAGAACATCCTTATTACATACATTGCACCACAAAGAATCCAATCGAAGGATGTAACGTCTGTCCATATTGCAGCGATGGGGAGCACGTGAATAAACCCAAAAGGCCAAACTGACTTTAGTAGAATATTTCCCCTAGTTTCTTTTTTCAATTCGCCCATGTCTTCAAACTTTAAGGCAAAGTTAAATAGAAATCTCTAGAAACACCTACTGTGACTAGCAATTAGCCGCATTTAGAATGGCCACAACTCTTGCAGTTCAGACATCCTTCTTCATATACTAATGAGGAATCTCCACAACTTGGACACATATTCTCCACAGGCACAGTACCATTTGGTATATATTTTTTAAGTGCTCTTACAACACCGTTTTTCCAAGTATTTAGAGTCTCATCGTTCAAGTGCAAGTTCGAAACCACATCTACTACAGAAGGTAAAGGCATACCATGTCTAAGAATTCCAGAAATCAATTTAGCATAGTTCCAGTACTCCATATTAAACGATCTCGACAGTCCTTCAATCGTAATTTTGTAACCTTCTTTATCTCTGTATTGGAAATCGTAACGCGTTTTACCTGATTCTGATTTACTCTTTCTTACCCAGCCCGTTTCAACCCAGTTTGGAAGATAGAACGACTCTTCAGCCTTACCCGTGAAGATCTCATAAGGTCTACCGTTTAGTAATCCCACAACAGCAATCCACTTTTCTTTGTTGTTATTAAATCTAATGATTTCAACTTCTAGATTCTCTGGACGTTTTGGAGCATTACTCTCCATAAACTCTTTTCTACCTTCCTCTTTAGCTTTTGGTTTTTCTGTTTCAGCGATCATAACACCAGATCTAGAACCATCACGATAAACGGTAATTCCTTTACAGCCTGTTTCCCAGCCTGTTTGATAAATATCAGAAACTAATGCTTCGTCCACCTCATTAGGAACGTTTACGGTTACGCTAATTGAATGATCAACCCATCTCTGAACACTTCCTTGGAGCTTAACTTTACTTAACCAATCGATATCGTTTGCTGTAGAATTATGATAAGGTGATTTCTCAATGATTTTATTTAAGTCTTCTTGAGACATCGCTTTCACTTCATCAACATTATAGCCTTTTATCGATAACCATTTTGCAAAGTTGTGGTGGAACACGTGGTATTCTTCCCAAGAATCCCCTACCTCATCAACGAAGTCTACTCGAGAATTTGCATCGTTCGGATTAATCTTTTTTCTTCTCTTATAAGCTACCATAAATACTGGCTCAATACCTGAAGTAGTTTGAGACATCAAACTTGTAGTTCCAGTTGGAGCAATAGTAAGCAATGCTATATTCCTTCTGCCATGCTTAATCATATCCTCATAAAGGGCAGGATCAGCATCTTTAATTCTTAACACGAACGGATTTTTCTCTTCTCTAACAGGATCGTATAAAGGGAAAGCACCTCTTTCTTTCGCCATCTCCACAGAAGACCGATAAGCCTCAAGCGCTAATGTTTTATGAACTTTAGTACAGAATGCAATAGACTCTTCTGAAGCATATTGTTGTCCAAGAGCAGCTAACATATCGCCTTCTGCTGTTACACCAACACCTGTTCTTCTTCCTTCAATACATTTTTGCTTGATGTTTGTCCATAGATTACGCTCAACTCTTTTTACTTCTTCATCTTCTGGATCTTTCTCAATCTTATTAAGAATAAGGTCGATCTTCTCTAATTCCATTTCAATGATATCATCCATTATTCTTTGCGCCATTCTAGCATGCTTCTTAAATAAAGGAAAGTTAAATGAAGCCTCTTCTGTAAATGGCTGCTCAACATAGCTAAACAAGTTAAGCGCTAACAACCTACAGCTATCGTAAGGACATAATGGAATCTC is a window from the Flavobacteriales bacterium genome containing:
- a CDS encoding fatty acid desaturase, with protein sequence MGWILGPDYKHFESESIKDFTKFKELVWLNSYHLVPPLILLVVVWLSGNLVNGGSVYAFEEGLSTMLIGFTLSTAILFHGTFSINSVMHYFGKARYETGDESKNHLLLALITLGEGWHNNHHYYQSASRQGFFWWEIDITFYILKILSFFGLVWDLRGVPDHIKYSKNIKHAKQLAKENRSQA
- a CDS encoding adenosylcobalamin-dependent ribonucleoside-diphosphate reductase, with translation MSSDISEEKEVKVESTVEAGNVSQERKSYAYEEVLESATAYFKGDELAASAWINKYALKDSSGKIYEQSPDDMHLRLAKEIVRIERKYANSYTEEEILDVIGNFKYIIPQGGPMTGIGNDFQIASLSNCFVIGNDGNSDSYGGIMKIDQEQVQLMKRRGGVGHDLSHIRPGGSAVLNSALTSTGVVPFMERYSNSTREVAQDGRRGALMLSVSIAHPDSEKFIDAKMDGTKVTGANVSVRIDDKFMRAVKSNGTYTQQYPVESVDPTVKQDVSAKKLWDKIIHNAWKSAEPGILFWDTIKNESVADCYADLGFKTVSTNPCGEIPLCPYDSCRLLALNLFSYVEQPFTEEASFNFPLFKKHARMAQRIMDDIIEMELEKIDLILNKIEKDPEDEEVKRVERNLWTNIKQKCIEGRRTGVGVTAEGDMLAALGQQYASEESIAFCTKVHKTLALEAYRSSVEMAKERGAFPLYDPVREEKNPFVLRIKDADPALYEDMIKHGRRNIALLTIAPTGTTSLMSQTTSGIEPVFMVAYKRRKKINPNDANSRVDFVDEVGDSWEEYHVFHHNFAKWLSIKGYNVDEVKAMSQEDLNKIIEKSPYHNSTANDIDWLSKVKLQGSVQRWVDHSISVTVNVPNEVDEALVSDIYQTGWETGCKGITVYRDGSRSGVMIAETEKPKAKEEGRKEFMESNAPKRPENLEVEIIRFNNNKEKWIAVVGLLNGRPYEIFTGKAEESFYLPNWVETGWVRKSKSESGKTRYDFQYRDKEGYKITIEGLSRSFNMEYWNYAKLISGILRHGMPLPSVVDVVSNLHLNDETLNTWKNGVVRALKKYIPNGTVPVENMCPSCGDSSLVYEEGCLNCKSCGHSKCG